The Toxorhynchites rutilus septentrionalis strain SRP chromosome 3, ASM2978413v1, whole genome shotgun sequence genome includes a region encoding these proteins:
- the LOC129778388 gene encoding tetratricopeptide repeat protein 1 produces the protein MDSAPEKLKRPTPVNASDSDEERFENASSKGFNEAAVDEVIEQVTGVHIGNSPRVDTSAPSEQTEKFVDCRSDCGSDGEETVGKELKSGHTEDDFVDDESQRDFEKALTEEEKQANKLKADELKNEGNDLFRKGDFEKSANVYTGALRICPVEYSTERSILYANRAAAKTKLNYKPSAIEDCTKALEHNPNYLKALLRRAALYEEQDKLDESLEDSKKILELDPSNVEARAAQTRLAPKIEERNERLKQEMMSKLKDLGNMILRPFGLSTQNFEMKQDSSGSYSINFKNK, from the exons ATGGATTCCGCTCCAGAGAAGCTGAAACGTCCGACACCAGTGAATGCGTCGGACAGTGACGAGGAAAGATTCGAGAATGCATCGAGCAAAGGATTCAACGAAGCAGCGGTGGACGAAGTCATCGAACAAGTCACCGGTGTACATATAGGCAACTCACCACGAGTGGATACTTCGGCACCATCGGAACAGACGGAGAAGTTCGTGGACTGTCGTAGTGATTGCGGGAGTGACGGCGAAGAAACTGTAGGAAAAGAGTTGAAATCAGGTCACACAGAGGATGATTTTGTGGATGACGAGTCTCAGCGGGACTTCGAAAAGGCCCTGACCGAAGAAGAAAAGCAAGCTAATAAGTTGAAAGCGGATGAGCTGAAAAATGAAGGCAATGATTTGTTCAGAAAGGGAGATTTTGAAAAGTCGGCGAATGTTTACACGGGGGCATTGCGGATTTGTCCCGTCGAATATTCGACGGAGCGATCGATTCTGTACGCGAATCGTGCTGCCGCCAAAACTAAACTTAACTATAAGCCCTCTGCCATCGAGGACTGTACCAAAGCTCTGGAACATAATCCCAACTACCTGAAGGCACTGCTAAG ACGTGCTGCACTGTACGAGGAGCAGGACAAGCTGGACGAGAGCTTGGAGGATTCCAAAAAAATCCTAGAACTGGATCCTTCTAACGTTGAAGCGAGAGCGGCTCAAACTCGCCTGGCACCGAAAATAGAGGAACGCAACGAACGCCTCAAGCAGGAAATGATGAGTAAGTTGAAGGACCTAGGCAATATGATATTGCGACCTTTCGGGCTGTCAACGCAGAACTTCGAGATGAAACAGGATTCCAGCGGTTCCTATTCGATAAATTTCAAGAATAAATAG